The nucleotide window AGTTTACCCCCGGGGTCGCCCGGCTCACCCTGGCGGCCGACCCGGACTCCCTGTTGCTGGAGGAACAAATTCTTGAAAGCATCCGGGGGCGGGGCTTTGAACTGATCACCTTCGTGGATCGCGTCGAATTCCGCTATGCCTATGAATGGAATTTCCGTTCCCGCTGGGACAAGGGCGAACAGACGGACTTGGTGGTTGTATTGCACGCCCCGGCCGGCGGTCTGGACTCTTTGCCGTTTGATCTGCTGCAGGCGGGCCGCAGGCTTTCTTTCAGCCTTGGCGACATATTTCCCAATCTCAGCCACCCGGTTATATCGGCCCTGGACCGTGGCGACCTTGACGCCTTATATGACGCCCAGAAAAAATACGCGCCCGGGCCGATCGGGGACAACGCTACGAAGGAGTTCGTCCTCCGGCACGTCTTTGAAATCGCGCCCGATCTCATCAAGCAGCCCTCCGGCCTGCTCGGCGCGCTGCTCAGGCGTCATTACCGCGGACAGCGCATACCGGCAGTGCTCGACGAACGCTTCATCCAACTCCTGCGCCAAAACAACGCCTTTGACGGCTGGCCGCTGGAAACGATCGTCCCGGACCGGGAAGCTTTCTTTGCGTTTTTGCAGGAGCGCTGGCCGGTTTTTCTCGACCGTCTGGCGGGGAAAAAGGAATCTGCCGTGCAAGAGGACAAAAACCCGTACGGCTTAACTATCGACGGCCCTCACGATTTGCCCTTCGATCACCACGATATCCGGGTTTACCTGGACAATCTGTTCCTGGAGGGGCTTTTGCACTCCGTATCCCACGAGCGCGCGGACATACTGTCGCAAACCTGGGCGGGCGCAGGCGTTCGCACCGGTGAAACCGGGGACCGGCGCTGTCGCCTGACCAGGCTCATCGACACCCTTAAATCCTCCCTTCCGGCTGAAGACGCCAGGCACGGGGAGTGGTTCAACTTTGCTCGCGGGTGGGCGGAATTGAATCTGCTCACCCATGAGCATGAACAGTCTGCCTGCGCTATGCTTTCGGCGGGCGGAAAAGACGCCCCCCGTGGAGAAGTTGCCCGAAGCATCAAGGCCCTGCAAGCACAGGCGGACGCCGCGTTCACCGCCTGGCTGTTACGGCGGTACGCCGGACTGATCAACATGCCGCCCGTTCCCCCGGTCATGCTTCACCACCTGCCCCGGTTTTTGGCGCGTCACATAGCAGAGGCCCGGAACTCCAAAGCGGCCTTGCTGCTGGTGGACGGGCTTTCTCTTGACCAGTGGCTTGTCGTTCGGGGGACGCTGGCAGTACGGCGGCCAGGTTTGCTCTTTCGCGAAAACGCTATATTCGCCTGGATTCCATCGCTTACCTCAGTCTCGCGCCAGGCTGCTTTTGCCGGCAGGCCCCCGTTGTTCTTTCCAGACATCCTGCAGACCACCGACAAGGAGCAGGCCCTGTGGGCGCAGTTCTGGGCGTATCAAGGGCTTGCGCCGAACGGGGCCGTTTACGCCAGGGGGTTGGGTGACGGCAGCCTGGAGCGCACGGGGGAGCTTATCTCCCAACCTGAGGTGAGAGTCGCCGGCCTGGTTATCGACAAGGTGGATAAAATTATGCACGGCATGGAACTCGGCGCTGCCGGCATGCATAATCAAGTGCGCCAGTGGGCCCGGCAACCTTACCTGGCCCGGCTTTTAGATCTCCTGCTGAACCGGGGTTTTAATGTCTTTCTGACTTCCGACCACGGCAATATTGAAGCTGAGGGCTGCGGACGCCCCGCCGAAGGCGCGGCGGCCGACTTGCGCGGCGAGCGGGTGCGCATCTATTCCGGCAGGCTTTTGCGGGATAAGGTGAAGGAGCGTTTTCCGGATGCTTTAGAATGGGCGCCGGTTGGCCTGCCGGATACCTTCCTGCCGCTGATTGCCCCCGCCCGGCAGGCATTCGTCCTAGAGGGAGAACGCATTGTCAGCCACGGCGGTATTTCCATTGAAGAGATTATTGTTCCCTTTATCCGGATCGAAAGGAAAAAGATATGAACGGCCGTACAAATCAAATTGGCTTCAGTCAGCGAGTCCGCCTGGAATGGCTCGAAGTTACCGCGAACCTCGTCCTGGCGGGAAACGGCAAGTCCGCCGTCAATGAAGCGCTGCAGGAACTTTTAAAAGACAAGGTGTCCGTGGGCGGCAAGGCCGCACATGGC belongs to Desulfotomaculum sp. and includes:
- the pglZ gene encoding BREX-3 system phosphatase PglZ, translating into MTNWRDEILKEFTPGVARLTLAADPDSLLLEEQILESIRGRGFELITFVDRVEFRYAYEWNFRSRWDKGEQTDLVVVLHAPAGGLDSLPFDLLQAGRRLSFSLGDIFPNLSHPVISALDRGDLDALYDAQKKYAPGPIGDNATKEFVLRHVFEIAPDLIKQPSGLLGALLRRHYRGQRIPAVLDERFIQLLRQNNAFDGWPLETIVPDREAFFAFLQERWPVFLDRLAGKKESAVQEDKNPYGLTIDGPHDLPFDHHDIRVYLDNLFLEGLLHSVSHERADILSQTWAGAGVRTGETGDRRCRLTRLIDTLKSSLPAEDARHGEWFNFARGWAELNLLTHEHEQSACAMLSAGGKDAPRGEVARSIKALQAQADAAFTAWLLRRYAGLINMPPVPPVMLHHLPRFLARHIAEARNSKAALLLVDGLSLDQWLVVRGTLAVRRPGLLFRENAIFAWIPSLTSVSRQAAFAGRPPLFFPDILQTTDKEQALWAQFWAYQGLAPNGAVYARGLGDGSLERTGELISQPEVRVAGLVIDKVDKIMHGMELGAAGMHNQVRQWARQPYLARLLDLLLNRGFNVFLTSDHGNIEAEGCGRPAEGAAADLRGERVRIYSGRLLRDKVKERFPDALEWAPVGLPDTFLPLIAPARQAFVLEGERIVSHGGISIEEIIVPFIRIERKKI